DNA sequence from the Oryza brachyantha chromosome 5, ObraRS2, whole genome shotgun sequence genome:
ataataataaaataataaataaaataaataatattttcaagtttttttaaataagacgcgTACTCAAAGATGAAAGGTAAAATCTAGGGACGGATAAAACGTTGGCACGAAAACCATTTGCGTGAATGTTCACGAGATAGACTGGGCTGACCTTGCTCACCCAGGTACCATCCACAGTCCAATCGTCTCCCCGTCACAGTCCGACGGCCCAATAGACCAACATACCCCCCCGATCCCGGGGCCCGGCCCATAAGGGCAGCACACTAATCCCAAGGGCCCACACAAACAGGGAAAGTCCATAACTACCCCTACATAACTCGCGTACGGAGGGCATTTCGGTAATTTCGTGCTTCGAAACGATAGCGATTGGATATGGAGTCGCCTCGCGCGGGTACGcctagtgaaaaaaaaaaaaggaagagaggGAGTGCGGCTAGGGTTTTATTCCTTTCCTCACAACACACTCTCCCCGCTCCCGCGTCTCTatcctctcgccgccgccgcagctagAGACCTTGTGTTCCTTCCCCTCGCATCGATCTCGGGTGGAGAGCCATGGCGATGCAGTCCGGCAGGCGAGCATCGTAGCCAGAAGGGTCAGTTCCCCAACCCAGCAGGCGAGCTTTGTAGAGTGACCTTTGCCTCGCCGACGTCGGAGACGCTCCACCATGGCGACCATGAACCAGTTTGACATCCTCGGgggcgacgacaacgacgaccCCGCCCAGCTTCTGGCCAAGGCGGCTGTCGCGGCGCAGAAGGCTGAGGCGAAgaaaccggcggcggcggcggccgccgggaaGGGTGCGCAGCCGGCCGCGGCCAAGCTCCCCACCAAGCCGGCTCCCCCTTCACAGGCTGGTTAGTTTGGGATTGAGGCTGGGGTATTCTAGATCTGGGGTTTAGGCTGTTCGATTTTATTCCTGATAAGATATCATATCTAGGTTTCCCGTCGTTAACCAATTTAGGATATTTTAATGATTTCTGTGGAGAATATGAGTTTTTTATGCAATGGACATGGAGGCTGGACAGCTcgaaattttgatttaatgTCATCATTATCTGCCACAAGACTATTTTTTTGTGGCTAAATGCTTATTCTTAATACATGTTTCATTTCAGTGAGGGAGTCGAGGGAGGGAGGTGCACCCTCACGCGGAGGATTTGGGCGAGGTGAACGTGGCCGCGGCAGAGGAGGCCGAGGCTATGGTCAAAACCGAGACTTTGGCGGCGAAGAAATGAATGGCTTCCAGGGAGGatatggtggtggcggtggaggatatggtggtggcggtggtggaagAGCCGGAGGTGAAGAAGGCGCTCAGGACAGAGAGAGGGCTCCTCGTCCACCCTACCAGGGAGGCCGACGAGGTGGTTTTAGGGACAGTGGATATGGTGATGACTCTGAGAGGGTCCCTAGGAGGCCATATGAGCGCCATAGCGGCACTGGACGTGGCTATGAGATGAAGCGTGAGGGTTCTGGGCGTGGGAACTGGGGAACCACCACCGATGAAATTCTTGCCCAGTAAGATGCTCATTGCTTAAACTGTGTGTGTTCATATTATTCTACTATTGATAACTTATGATGTTGTTTGATTCATCAGGGAAACTGGGGAAGCCCTGAAGTTGGATGAGAAGGTCCCTGTTTCTGACAAGCAGGGTCCACTGGAGGATGCTCCACAGGCAGATGAGAACAAGGATAACAAAGATGCCACTCCGAAtgaggaagaaaaggaagaggaTAAGGTATAATTCTGCTCGCTTAAATTGATATAGAATgctgatttttagatttatactTCTCTATATCTGGGGATAGTTCTACGCATCGATACAAGTCCTTTGAACTTGCTAATTGGTAAGCTTTGTTAACATGACTTGTTGCTGCTTTTCTTGTGACATCAGAAATGCCGTTTTTCCTTGCCTTTTTAGTTGTAGTTGGGTTGATGTGTGATTGTTCCTTTACTTGTTAGTCAGTGTGGTCCAGGAGTaatttttcacaatttttagttttatgggGGGCACAAACTTGAGATGGCTTTGTGATTTGCTTGcttttagtatatattttttttggaaatgaCTAAAATTGAGAGTAGCAGTTCTTCCGAGAACTTTGAGGGTTCTCCATTTCTGGCAAACAAATGGTATCCAAGGAATCATTCAGTCATAGTGCCACATGTTTTAGTTACAATTATTTTGTAAGTTGGCCACACTATGTAGTAACAGTACTCTAAGCTGGAAACAtgctttctctttcttttgatTGCTTGCACTATTGCTCATCTAAGAGTAGTTTTTGAACAAAGAATTTCTGTATGCCTCTGGTCTATCAGATGCTAGAAGGCCTACTGAAACTTGTGTCTATATCTGCCCATATCTCCTTTCTTATGATTCAAATGATTGATGATATAGGAAATGCCTCTTGAAGAGTTTGAGAAATTAAGGGAGTATATCTGTCCATATCTCCTTTCTTATGATTCAAATGATTGATGATATAGGAAATGACTCTCGAAGAGTTTGAGAAATTAagggaggagaagaggaaggcaCTTCTCTCTTTGAAGACTGAAGAGAGGAAGGTTGAAATTGACAAGGATCTGCAGTCTATGCAACCACTTTccaacaagaaagaaaatgatgaaGTTTTCATCAAACTGGTATCTTTGCTATTTGTGCCTTGTAATCCTTCCATTTTCTTAAACCAATGATAACATCGGttgggtgattttttttgtttcttgctGTAGGGATCAGACAAGGATGCtttgaagaagaaagaaaatgctgaACGCGAAGAGCGTGCTAAGAAGGTAGCGCATGTTCCCATCTTAGATAACTACCTCTCAAGGAAATTTTACTATTAATATTCTGGTGCAATCAACAACTGCTTGATACCATCAACCTATTTTCACTGTTTTGCCTTATGTATCGAATTCATTTCACATTTCTCTGAATTCGTTAGCTGCTGTTACAACTTCATTTGCATTTTGTTTGGTCTGGTGTTAAAGACTGTTATCTCAAAATTTGGGATTCTCCATGCATTGGTGCTTTCAATTAGAAGAAATACTTTTACCCACATTCAATTCGCTGATTGGGGTGTATTCTTTTTCAGTCTGTGAGCATCAATGAGTTTCTAAAACCAGCTGAAGGAGAGAGGTTCTATGGCAGCCGTGGTCGTGGCAGGGGCCGTGGGGATCGTGGTGGTTTCAGAGGTGGATATGGCGAGGGCCATCGCTACGCAGCCCCACCAGCTCCATTGATCAAAGACCAATCCCAATTCCCCTCCCTTGGTGGGAAATGAAATGCACGTACTGTTTTGAGTATCATGTTACGTTTGCTTTCAACTTCGAATTTTGTCTATCCGTAATCACTGTGCCCGTGCTAATCAAACAAATAATGTTGTTGCATTCGGTCAGTCCCCGATATGTCGGTCGAATTTGTATATCAGAGATGCTTTTTTACGTTTCAGAATTTTGTAGGCTGATATTGAACTCCCTTTCATTACCAGCTCATCCACCCCATCTTTGCTTATGTTTAGattctaaattttgaatttttaaccttaaatttagagtttattgaagtttttttttcctgcattggcttttatatagttaagaatatgtatatgatagttttattcgtaaattattttttatttgtaaatacgcCGTTCCATATAATCACCCACATTATTTCGTACGCCCTGCAAGCTTTGTGCATGGTCTGGTTCTTTGTTTATCTTGGGCGACAAATTTACTGGACAAGAACAAAAGCgtctgaaaaatgaa
Encoded proteins:
- the LOC121053204 gene encoding RGG repeats nuclear RNA binding protein A-like yields the protein MATMNQFDILGGDDNDDPAQLLAKAAVAAQKAEAKKPAAAAAAGKGAQPAAAKLPTKPAPPSQAVRESREGGAPSRGGFGRGERGRGRGGRGYGQNRDFGGEEMNGFQGGYGGGGGGYGGGGGGRAGGEEGAQDRERAPRPPYQGGRRGGFRDSGYGDDSERVPRRPYERHSGTGRGYEMKREGSGRGNWGTTTDEILAQETGEALKLDEKVPVSDKQGPLEDAPQADENKDNKDATPNEEEKEEDKEMTLEEFEKLREEKRKALLSLKTEERKVEIDKDLQSMQPLSNKKENDEVFIKLGSDKDALKKKENAEREERAKKSVSINEFLKPAEGERFYGSRGRGRGRGDRGGFRGGYGEGHRYAAPPAPLIKDQSQFPSLGGK